Below is a genomic region from Salinirussus salinus.
GCACGTCGGCAACTCGACGGCGCTGTCGTTCCCAGTTCTTGGAACCGTGTTGCTTGCGGGAGAGCGACCGCTGTTCGCGCTCCAACCGCTCGCGGTCGTCTGAGAGGTCGAGGCGGTCGACCGCTCTGCCGGTCGAATCGTGGACGAACGACCGGATGCCGAGGTCGATCCCAATGCAGTCCTCGGGCTCGATGTCCTCGACGGCGGGTTTGTCGGGGTAGTCGGGATCGTAATCAACGACGATGCTGACCGTCCATTCCCCGGTCTTCTGCTTCTTGAGGTGGATTTGCTTGATCGTGCCGTCCTCGGGCAGCGGACGGTGATACGAGAGGTGGAAGCAGCCGATTTTCGAGAAGTCCACAGTAGCGTGGTTAGCCCGACCCGTGTTACTATCCACGTCGAAGCCGGACTGGTTGTAGGTGATGCTGCGGTACTCCCGTGGTGCCTTCCACTTCAACTCGCCCACGTCGTAGCCCTTCGTTTCGAGTTCGTCGAGGACGGTCTCGCCGTGCTTGATGCGGCGGACGGCCATCTGGAGGTACTTCGAGTACACCTCTCCCCACTCAGACCACTGGCGTTTCCAGTCGGGGAGTTTGTTCTGCATCGCGGTGTACGACGGCTTGTCGCCGTCCGGGGCCGGGTGATAGTCTTGGGTGAGCGCGTGGTTGTAGACTTCGCGGCAGGTCTGGATGTCGTTCCACGCACGCCGGGCAACCTCCCTGGAGGCCGGTTCGGCGTGGTACTGGAACGACTCCTCGACCATACGAGTGAATGGGTCTGTGATGTTATTTAGTGGTTTGTGTCCGCTGCGGACGGCTGTATCTCCACCCTACTGCGTTACTCGCTCCCGCTGGTCGCTGCGTTGCTCGATGAGGACGAGAACTTAGCCTGAAAAAGTTAACCGCCCGCCAGCCCTACTGGCGTGCAATGAGCGAGGGCGAGGACGGCGCGGCGACGGACGGCGGGGTCGCCGAGGCCGGCGGCGACGGCGAGGGTGCGCCCGGAGATGCCGAAGGAGCGAGCAGCTACGGCGGCTTCTTCGGTGCCTACCCCTACGCCTTCCGGCAAAGTGACTCGCGGCTGTTTCGCTCCTACGTCGTCCTCGGCGGGCTGTTGACGGCGTTCGTGGTCCTCTTTTTCGTGACGGCGCTGGTGACGCTGGTCGCCAACACCGTCGGAACCGTCGGCGGGACCTTCACCTTCGTCCGGGCCTTCTATATCGTGGTCGGGCTGGCCGTGGTCGCGCCGCTGGCCGCGCCGGTCCTGCTGGTCGCCCGGCGACACCGTCGGGTGGGTGGCAAGGCCGACTACGACGGCGCGCTGGCCGCCAGCGGCTACCTCTTTCTGTTCTCGCTGTATCTGGCGCTCGTGATTTCGGCCCCGCCGGGGGCCAGGAGCGACCCGCCAGCCGCTATCGCGCCGCTCGTCGAGTTCCTCTACGGGCTGTCGCCGGCCACCGGGGCGGTGCCGCCGCTGGTGGCCATCGCGCTCGGCTATCTCCTCCACCGTCACTACCGATAAAAGCGGCCACTCCGGCCCTGCACCCGTTCGATACCCGCCGGGACACACCCTGCCACCGCCACGGGACGCTCGGCTGCAGTTACAGCGAGACCACGAGGTCGCCGTCCTCGACGCGTGCCTCGTGTTCGACGAGCCGGTACTGGTCGGAGTGCAGACAGTCGCCGGTCAGCGCGTCGAACTCCCAGGCGTGCCAGGGACACCGCAGGACGCGGTCCTCTTTGACCCAGTCGAGGTCGTAGTCCCTCGTCTCGGGGTCGAGGGTCGCCTCGGTGGTTCCCGCCAGAGAGCCCTCACAGACGGGGCC
It encodes:
- a CDS encoding RNA-guided endonuclease InsQ/TnpB family protein; protein product: MVEESFQYHAEPASREVARRAWNDIQTCREVYNHALTQDYHPAPDGDKPSYTAMQNKLPDWKRQWSEWGEVYSKYLQMAVRRIKHGETVLDELETKGYDVGELKWKAPREYRSITYNQSGFDVDSNTGRANHATVDFSKIGCFHLSYHRPLPEDGTIKQIHLKKQKTGEWTVSIVVDYDPDYPDKPAVEDIEPEDCIGIDLGIRSFVHDSTGRAVDRLDLSDDRERLEREQRSLSRKQHGSKNWERQRRRVADVHQRMTDRKDDFKHKLAHFYTTECEAVFVEDLDVRGMLEGDGNARNKAGVGWRGFIRVLKRHGEKNGCHVVEVEPNGTTKECARCGVEVEKPLWVRTHSCPSCGFETDRDRNTALNAFSRGLEELGVVHSEDTPVETTLPTGTDSVPAKRVVEAGSPALKERTVLAVSE
- a CDS encoding Rieske (2Fe-2S) protein codes for the protein MSDHVVCGADELDDGDHLVVELEGREIGVFRVEGEYLAYTNWCAHQGGPVCEGSLAGTTEATLDPETRDYDLDWVKEDRVLRCPWHAWEFDALTGDCLHSDQYRLVEHEARVEDGDLVVSL